One genomic window of Erinaceus europaeus chromosome 7, mEriEur2.1, whole genome shotgun sequence includes the following:
- the MAGOHB gene encoding protein mago nashi homolog 2, with amino-acid sequence MSMASDFYLRYYVGHKGKFGHEFLEFEFRPDGKLRYANNSNYKNDVMIRKEAYVHKSVMEELKRIIDDSEITKEDDALWPPPDRVGRQELEIVIGDEHISFTTSKIGSLIDVNQSKDPEGLRVFYYLVQDLKCLVFSLIGLHFKIKPI; translated from the exons ATGTCTATGGCCAGCGATTTCTACTTGCGCTACTACGTAGGGCATAAGGGCAAGTTTGGACACGAATTTTTGGAGTTTGAGTTTCGGCCAGACG GAAAACTTAGATATGccaacaacagcaattacaaAAATGATGTCATGATCAGAAAAGAG GCATATGTACATAAGAGTGTAATGGAGGAACTGAAGAGAATTATTGACGACAGTGAAATTACAAAAGAAGATGATGCTTTGTGGCCTCCCCCAGATAGGGTTGGTCGACAG gAGCTTGAAATTGTAATTGGAGATGAGCACATTTCTTTCACCACATCTAAAATAGGTTCTCTTATTGATGTAAATCAGTCAAA ggaTCCTGAAGGCCTTCGAGTGTTCTACTATTTGGTACAGGACCTGAAATGTTTAGTTTTCAGTCTTATTGGATTACATTTCAAGATTAAACCAATTTAA